Proteins encoded by one window of Cylindrospermum stagnale PCC 7417:
- a CDS encoding ABC transporter permease, which yields MKRILSQCRKELAQFQRDRFTLALAFLLPFMTLIIFGFAIRLETKDIPLFVQDFDISPLSRAYTERLFATNQFQPINQGNFSALDTNPQAVIDQGIAKASVVIPPDFSRRIKSGLQSKIQVLVDGTDVNNARIIKNSIQATTKFFLKNSGLPSSTDKVIAHIRLWFNPGRKESLSIIPGVYALILWIYPSLLTAIAMVREKEKGTILQVYTSNLSSEEFLLGKALAYLLIGISEAVLIMVMGSVIWQLSFAGGVVPLLLGTIAFLIDSIMFGLLIGVRATNQNAAVQAVAFLGFLTALLLSGFIYPLSNIPFPLSLFSAIVPARYYIEITRDAYVRGTGLTGIWFAMLMLIILGLLLFNAARRSLKRMQLSD from the coding sequence ATGAAAAGAATTTTGTCTCAATGTCGCAAAGAGTTGGCACAATTCCAGCGCGATCGCTTCACCTTAGCCCTGGCATTTCTGCTGCCATTTATGACCTTAATTATTTTTGGTTTCGCAATTCGTCTAGAAACTAAAGATATTCCCTTATTTGTCCAAGATTTTGACATCAGCCCCCTGAGCCGTGCCTACACAGAGCGGTTATTTGCTACTAATCAATTTCAGCCGATTAATCAAGGTAATTTCTCAGCTTTAGACACCAACCCCCAAGCAGTGATTGATCAAGGAATTGCCAAAGCCTCTGTAGTGATTCCCCCCGATTTTAGCCGACGAATTAAATCAGGTTTACAGAGCAAAATTCAAGTTTTAGTTGATGGCACAGATGTAAATAATGCCCGGATTATTAAAAATAGTATTCAGGCTACGACCAAATTCTTCTTAAAAAACTCTGGTTTACCATCTTCGACTGATAAAGTTATTGCCCACATCCGCCTATGGTTTAATCCAGGGAGGAAAGAATCTCTCTCTATTATCCCTGGTGTTTATGCTTTGATTCTCTGGATTTACCCGTCTTTATTAACAGCAATCGCTATGGTAAGGGAGAAAGAAAAAGGCACAATTTTACAAGTATATACTTCTAATCTTAGTTCTGAGGAATTTCTCTTAGGAAAAGCTTTAGCTTACTTACTAATAGGCATTAGCGAAGCTGTATTAATCATGGTGATGGGTTCAGTAATTTGGCAATTAAGTTTTGCAGGCGGAGTAGTACCTTTATTGCTGGGCACAATAGCATTTTTAATAGATAGTATTATGTTTGGTTTATTGATTGGGGTGCGTGCTACCAATCAAAATGCTGCTGTCCAAGCTGTGGCATTTTTGGGTTTTTTAACGGCTTTGCTATTATCTGGATTCATTTATCCCCTGAGTAATATTCCCTTCCCATTGTCACTATTTTCAGCTATTGTTCCAGCCCGTTACTATATTGAAATAACTCGTGATGCCTATGTGCGCGGCACTGGTTTGACAGGTATTTGGTTCGCAATGCTCATGCTAATTATTTTGGGTTTGTTGTTGTTTAATGCAGCGCGTCGTAGCTTAAAAAGAATGCAGTTGTCAGATTAG